The proteins below come from a single Panicum hallii strain FIL2 chromosome 7, PHallii_v3.1, whole genome shotgun sequence genomic window:
- the LOC112900861 gene encoding BTB/POZ and MATH domain-containing protein 2-like: protein MANNDSASAAARHGQEGLHETKSSRCVTETFTATHNFEVTDFSQLDGMGIGEFVSSSTFTVGGYDWNIRLCPDGLWKENQDAVVSVFLCFNLAEEKRRAWGIPSFIEKYKLRHFLYLNDDSLTIRCLLTVFKSRTEDANTTISVPPANLHQDLEHMLKDGKGVDVTFDVDGHLFHAHRCVLSARSPVFDAELFGPLNKNSAQPVKINDMDPTIFEGLLHFMYADSLPDSCNSDENTTMQHLLVAADRYGLERLRALCEAKPCQGIDVQTVATTLALAEQHNCERLKDACLRFIALRDVLGPIMETDGFRHLKESCPLILEEISEKTATFGRRRTSVQHL, encoded by the exons ATGGCCAACAACGActcggcctctgctgctgccaGACATGGCCAGGAGGGCTTACACGAGACGAAGTCGTCGAGGTGCGTGACGGAGACCTTCACCGCCACGCACAACTTCGAAGTGACCGATTTCTCGCAGCTCGACGGCATGGGCATCGGCGAGTTCGTGAGCTCGAGCACCTTCACCGTCGGCGGCTACGACTGGAACATCAGGCTCTGCCCGGACGGGCTCTGGAAGGAGAACCAAGATGCCGTTGTCTCGGTGTTCTTGTGCTTTAATTTAGCGGAGGAGAAGCGACGAGC TTGGGGCATTCCTTCTTTCATTGAGAAATACAAGTTGCGACACTTTCTGTACCTCAACGACGACTCCCTCACCATCAGGTGTCTTCTAACTGTCTTCAAGTCCCGAACTGAAGATGCGAACACAACCATCAGTGTCCCACCGGCAAACTTGCACCAAGATCTTGAGCACATGTTGAAGGATGGCAAGGGCGTCGACGTCACATTCGACGTAGATGGCCACCTGTTCCATGCCCACAGGTGTGTGCTGTCTGCAAGATCACCTGTCTTCGATGCGGAGCTCTTTGGCCCACTGAACAAGAATTCTGCACAGCCTGTTAAGATCAACGACATGGATCCTACCATCTTTGAAGGGCTTCTTCACTTCATGTACGCCGATTCCCTGCCAGATAGCTGCAACTCTGACGAAAATACGACAATGCAGCACTTGCTGGTTGCTGCGGACAGATACGGACTTGAGAGGCTGAGGGCGTTGTGCGAAGCCAAGCCATGCCAGGGCATTGATGTGCAGACGGTTGCCACCACCCTAGCTTTGGCGGAGCAGCACAACTGTGAACGGCTCAAAGATGCCTGCCTCAGATTTATTGCCTTAAGGGACGTGCTCGGTCCTATCATGGAAACCGATGGGTTCAGACATCTCAAGGAAAGTTGCCCTTTGATCCTAGAGGAGATTTCAGAGAAGACTGCCACATtcgggaggaggaggacgagtgTGCAGCATCTCTGA